The Marinobacter halotolerans genome includes a window with the following:
- the metF gene encoding methylenetetrahydrofolate reductase [NAD(P)H] — translation MESQKQFKRRFSFEFFPPKTDAGKEKLQTVRGQLAEVDPDFFSVTFGAGGSTRDRTIETVLNLHKQGISTAPHLSCVGGTRQEIGELLDLYRENGVNRIVALRGDMPSGMGAAGELRYANELVSFIREHSGDTFNLEVAAYPEFHPQARTAEEDLKNFARKVEAGANSAITQYFFNADSYFYFIDRLEKMGVTIPVVPGIMPIVNFTNLTRFSDMCGAEIPRWIRKQLEAYGDDSDSIRKFGEEVVTRMCEKLLQAGAPGLHFYTLNQAEPSLSIWKNLGIGEREKIAF, via the coding sequence ATGGAATCCCAGAAGCAGTTCAAGCGCCGTTTCAGCTTTGAATTCTTCCCGCCCAAAACAGATGCGGGCAAGGAAAAACTGCAAACGGTGCGAGGCCAGCTGGCCGAGGTTGATCCGGATTTTTTCTCGGTCACCTTTGGTGCGGGCGGTTCAACCCGTGACCGCACCATCGAAACCGTGCTGAACCTTCACAAACAGGGCATTTCCACAGCGCCCCACCTTTCCTGCGTCGGGGGCACCCGGCAGGAAATCGGGGAGTTGCTGGATCTGTACCGGGAAAACGGTGTCAACCGGATCGTCGCCCTTCGGGGCGACATGCCCTCGGGCATGGGCGCGGCCGGTGAGCTGCGCTACGCCAACGAGCTGGTGAGCTTTATCCGCGAGCACAGCGGCGATACCTTCAACCTGGAAGTCGCGGCCTACCCGGAGTTTCATCCCCAGGCCCGTACCGCTGAAGAAGACCTGAAAAACTTCGCCCGCAAGGTCGAAGCTGGCGCCAACAGCGCTATTACCCAGTACTTCTTTAACGCGGACAGCTACTTCTATTTCATCGATCGTCTGGAAAAGATGGGCGTTACCATACCGGTGGTGCCCGGCATCATGCCGATCGTGAATTTCACCAATCTGACACGCTTTTCCGACATGTGCGGTGCGGAAATTCCCCGCTGGATTCGCAAGCAGCTGGAAGCCTACGGCGACGACAGCGACAGCATCCGCAAGTTCGGCGAAGAAGTCGTGACCCGCATGTGCGAGAAGTTGCTACAGGCAGGCGCCCCCGGCCTTCACTTCTACACACTGAACCAGGCGGAACCCAGCCTCAGCATCTGGAAAAACCTCGGCATTGGCGAGCGGGAAAAAATCGCCTTTTAA
- a CDS encoding transporter substrate-binding domain-containing protein, whose amino-acid sequence MSTKILKTVGATLAMTVAASAASAETLKVVTDPSFVPFEMMDEKTGKMVGFDMEIIREVADRAGFEINLNTMDFNGIIPALQSGNVDVAIAGITITDEREEIVDFSNPYYDSGLRLLVRQNNDAINEFDDLEGKKVGTKIGSTSYDYLIENLEADSGVTPYPGSADMYMALMSGAIDAVFYDAPNVGYFARTKGEGKVKTVGPLYEGQQYGIALLEGSKWVDDVNAALASMKEDGTYKEIYEKWFGPMPEGK is encoded by the coding sequence ATGAGCACGAAAATACTGAAAACAGTGGGCGCCACTCTGGCAATGACCGTCGCTGCGAGTGCCGCAAGTGCCGAGACCCTGAAAGTGGTCACCGACCCGAGTTTCGTTCCGTTTGAAATGATGGACGAAAAAACCGGCAAGATGGTCGGGTTCGACATGGAAATTATCCGCGAAGTCGCCGACCGGGCCGGCTTCGAAATCAACCTGAACACCATGGATTTCAACGGCATTATTCCCGCACTCCAGTCGGGTAACGTGGACGTCGCCATTGCCGGCATCACCATCACTGACGAGCGCGAAGAAATCGTTGATTTCTCCAACCCCTACTACGATTCAGGTCTGCGCCTGCTGGTTCGTCAGAACAATGACGCAATCAACGAGTTCGACGATCTGGAAGGCAAGAAAGTCGGTACCAAAATCGGCAGTACCAGCTACGACTACCTGATCGAAAACCTCGAAGCCGATAGTGGTGTTACGCCCTATCCAGGCAGCGCCGACATGTACATGGCACTGATGTCTGGCGCCATCGACGCGGTCTTCTACGATGCTCCCAACGTTGGCTACTTTGCCCGCACCAAAGGCGAAGGCAAAGTCAAAACCGTCGGCCCGCTCTACGAGGGCCAGCAGTACGGCATCGCCCTTCTTGAAGGCAGCAAGTGGGTGGATGATGTGAACGCCGCACTGGCGTCCATGAAAGAAGACGGCACCTACAAAGAGATCTACGAGAAGTGGTTCGGCCCAATGCCGGAAGGCAAGTAA
- the tkt gene encoding transketolase yields the protein MPSRTDLANAIRALSMDAVQKAKSGHPGAPMGMADIAEVLWNDFLCHNPANPKWPNRDRFVLSNGHGSMLQYSLLHLSGYDVSIDDIKNFRQLHSKTPGHPEYGYTPGVETTTGPLGQGIANAVGFALAEKTLGEQFNRPGHNIVDHYTYAFLGDGCLMEGISHEVSSLAGTLGLGKLVMFYDDNGISIDGEVDGWFTDDTPKRFEAYGWQVIPAVDGHNPETVRAAIEAARANTTQPTLICCKTIIGFGSPNKQGTEACHGAALGEDEIALTREKLGWNYGDFEIPSEIYSEWDARDKGAAAESEWEEAFAAYKKAEPELAAEFERRMAGKLPTDFADKAQAYIEECQEKGETIASRKASQNTLNAFGPHLPELLGGSADLAGSNLTIWKDSKPLTSKDASGNYVYYGVREFGMAAIMNGVALHGGFVPYGATFLIFMEYCRNAVRMAALMKQRSIYVFTHDSIGLGEDGPTHQPVEQLASLRTTPNMSTWRPADTVESAVAWKAALERTDGPTALVFSRQGLPHQDRDATQLQNIAKGGYILSDSEGTPDLILIATGGELGLAQDAAATLREKGNKVRVVSMPSTDTFDAQSAAYKQEVLPLEVTNRVAVEASIADYWYKYVGLDGRIVGMTTFGESAPAGDLFKEFGFTVDNIIATAGELLEA from the coding sequence ATGCCGTCTCGCACAGATCTCGCCAACGCCATTCGCGCGCTGAGCATGGATGCGGTTCAGAAAGCCAAATCCGGCCACCCGGGCGCACCCATGGGCATGGCGGATATCGCCGAGGTCCTCTGGAATGATTTCCTCTGCCACAATCCGGCCAATCCGAAATGGCCCAACCGGGATCGCTTTGTGTTGTCCAACGGCCACGGATCCATGCTGCAGTATTCCCTGCTGCACCTGAGCGGCTACGACGTCTCCATTGATGACATCAAGAACTTCCGTCAGCTCCACTCCAAGACTCCGGGCCACCCCGAATATGGCTACACCCCGGGTGTTGAGACCACCACTGGCCCGCTGGGTCAGGGTATTGCCAATGCGGTTGGTTTTGCGCTGGCGGAGAAAACCCTGGGTGAGCAGTTCAACCGCCCCGGTCATAACATCGTCGATCATTACACCTATGCCTTTCTGGGCGATGGCTGCCTGATGGAAGGCATCTCTCACGAGGTGTCTTCCCTTGCCGGCACTCTGGGCCTGGGCAAGCTGGTGATGTTCTACGACGACAACGGCATTTCCATCGACGGCGAAGTAGACGGCTGGTTCACCGACGACACCCCGAAACGTTTCGAGGCCTACGGCTGGCAGGTTATTCCGGCAGTGGACGGCCACAACCCGGAGACCGTGCGCGCTGCCATTGAAGCCGCCCGCGCCAACACCACCCAGCCCACGCTGATCTGCTGCAAGACCATCATCGGTTTCGGTTCACCCAACAAGCAGGGCACTGAAGCCTGTCACGGCGCGGCCCTGGGTGAGGACGAGATTGCCCTGACCCGTGAAAAGCTGGGCTGGAACTACGGCGATTTCGAAATCCCGTCGGAAATCTACAGCGAGTGGGATGCCCGCGACAAAGGCGCCGCCGCAGAATCCGAGTGGGAAGAGGCATTTGCCGCGTACAAGAAGGCCGAGCCGGAACTGGCCGCCGAATTCGAGCGCCGGATGGCCGGCAAACTGCCGACCGACTTCGCTGACAAGGCCCAGGCCTACATCGAGGAATGCCAGGAAAAAGGCGAGACCATTGCCAGCCGCAAGGCCTCCCAGAACACCCTGAACGCCTTCGGCCCGCATCTGCCCGAGCTGCTCGGTGGCTCCGCCGACCTGGCCGGCTCGAACCTCACCATCTGGAAGGACAGCAAGCCGCTGACTAGCAAAGATGCCAGCGGCAACTACGTCTATTACGGCGTTCGCGAGTTCGGCATGGCCGCCATCATGAACGGCGTGGCCCTGCACGGTGGTTTTGTGCCTTACGGCGCCACCTTCCTGATCTTCATGGAATACTGCCGCAACGCAGTCCGTATGGCGGCGCTGATGAAGCAGCGCTCGATCTATGTGTTCACCCACGACTCCATCGGCCTGGGTGAAGACGGCCCCACGCACCAGCCCGTTGAACAACTGGCCAGCCTGCGCACCACGCCGAACATGAGCACCTGGCGCCCGGCCGACACCGTGGAATCCGCTGTTGCCTGGAAAGCCGCTCTTGAACGCACGGACGGCCCCACTGCTCTGGTCTTTTCCCGCCAAGGCCTGCCGCATCAGGATCGGGACGCTACCCAGCTGCAGAACATCGCCAAAGGCGGCTACATCCTGTCTGACAGCGAAGGCACGCCGGACCTGATTCTGATTGCCACCGGTGGCGAACTGGGCCTGGCTCAGGATGCTGCTGCGACTCTGCGTGAAAAGGGCAATAAAGTGCGTGTGGTGTCCATGCCCAGCACTGACACCTTCGACGCCCAGAGCGCCGCCTACAAACAGGAAGTGCTCCCGCTGGAAGTCACCAACCGTGTTGCGGTTGAAGCGAGCATTGCGGACTACTGGTACAAGTATGTGGGCCTCGACGGCCGCATCGTGGGTATGACTACCTTTGGTGAGTCAGCCCCTGCCGGCGATCTGTTCAAAGAGTTCGGCTTCACCGTCGACAACATCATTGCGACTGCCGGTGAGTTGCTGGAAGCCTGA
- the metK gene encoding methionine adenosyltransferase, with protein sequence MADYSIFTSESVSEGHPDKLADQISDAVLDAILVDDPHARVACETMVKTGVAIVGGEITTNAWVDLEDLVRGVIKDIGYTSSKVGYDADTCGIINIIGKQSVDIAQGVDRKKPEDQGAGDQGLMFGYASNETEVLMPAPITFAHRLMERQAEARKGGLLPWLRPDAKSQVTCSYKDGRVSGIDAVVLSTQHDEDVSQADLKEAVMELIVKNVLPAELLHKGTEFHINPTGKFVIGGPVGDCGLTGRKIIVDTYGGMARHGGGAFSGKDPSKVDRSAAYAGRYVAKNIVAAGLADKCEIQVSYAIGVAQPTSISLNTFGTGKISDDKIIKLVREHFDLRPYAITNMLDLLHPMYRATAAYGHFGREPKEVTVGGKTFTTFPWEKTDRAALLKDAAGI encoded by the coding sequence ATGGCTGACTACAGCATCTTTACTTCCGAATCGGTCTCAGAGGGCCATCCTGACAAACTGGCAGACCAGATTTCCGATGCCGTACTCGACGCTATTCTTGTGGACGACCCACACGCCCGGGTTGCCTGCGAAACCATGGTGAAAACCGGTGTGGCCATCGTCGGCGGTGAAATCACCACCAACGCCTGGGTCGACCTGGAAGATCTGGTGCGTGGTGTGATCAAAGACATCGGCTACACCTCCTCAAAGGTAGGCTACGACGCCGACACCTGCGGCATCATCAACATCATCGGCAAGCAGTCGGTGGATATTGCCCAGGGCGTTGACCGCAAGAAGCCGGAAGACCAGGGCGCCGGTGACCAGGGCCTGATGTTCGGCTACGCCAGCAACGAAACCGAAGTACTGATGCCGGCGCCGATCACCTTCGCCCATCGCCTGATGGAGCGTCAGGCCGAAGCGCGCAAAGGCGGCCTGCTGCCGTGGCTGCGCCCGGACGCGAAGAGCCAGGTCACCTGCAGCTACAAAGACGGCCGCGTGTCCGGCATCGACGCGGTGGTTCTGTCCACCCAGCACGATGAAGACGTATCCCAGGCCGACCTGAAAGAGGCGGTGATGGAGCTGATCGTCAAGAACGTACTGCCGGCCGAGCTGCTGCACAAAGGCACAGAATTCCACATCAACCCGACCGGCAAATTCGTCATCGGCGGCCCGGTTGGTGACTGTGGCCTGACCGGCCGCAAAATCATCGTGGACACCTACGGCGGCATGGCACGCCACGGTGGCGGCGCCTTCTCCGGCAAAGACCCGTCAAAGGTTGACCGCTCCGCCGCTTACGCCGGCCGCTACGTCGCCAAGAACATCGTCGCCGCCGGCCTGGCCGACAAGTGCGAGATCCAGGTGTCCTACGCCATCGGCGTGGCCCAGCCAACATCGATCTCTCTGAACACGTTCGGCACTGGCAAGATCAGTGATGACAAGATCATCAAACTGGTTCGCGAGCATTTCGACCTGCGCCCGTATGCGATCACCAACATGCTGGACCTGCTGCACCCGATGTACCGGGCCACAGCAGCCTACGGTCACTTCGGGCGCGAGCCAAAAGAAGTCACCGTGGGTGGAAAGACCTTTACCACTTTCCCATGGGAGAAGACCGACCGCGCTGCCTTGTTGAAAGACGCCGCCGGCATTTAA
- a CDS encoding amino acid ABC transporter permease — protein MESQFTFNWQAAFNSIPILIEGIPYTLLISFGGLFIGFALGIFFGLLSINKLWFLKWPATAYIEVFRGTPILVQVLFIFYGLPDLIGTSINPLTAGIAAIALNSGAYISEVVRGGVQSIDKGQTEAGLSLGLSRTQTFWSVIWPQAFRRMVPPLGNQAIVSIKDTSLFSVIGVGELVRQGQIYIATTFQAFEVYFMVALLYLTITLSLSLILRFIERRGLVSV, from the coding sequence GTGGAATCCCAGTTTACGTTCAACTGGCAAGCTGCCTTCAATTCGATCCCGATTCTGATTGAGGGGATCCCCTACACCCTGCTGATTTCGTTTGGCGGTCTTTTCATCGGCTTTGCTCTGGGCATTTTCTTTGGCCTGCTGAGCATCAACAAGCTCTGGTTCCTGAAGTGGCCGGCCACCGCCTACATCGAAGTCTTCCGCGGCACCCCGATCCTTGTTCAGGTGCTGTTTATTTTCTACGGTCTGCCCGACCTGATAGGCACCTCCATTAACCCGCTGACCGCAGGTATCGCTGCCATTGCACTTAACTCCGGCGCATACATCTCGGAAGTGGTTCGCGGTGGCGTTCAGTCAATCGACAAAGGCCAGACCGAAGCCGGCCTGTCGCTCGGCCTGTCACGGACCCAGACTTTCTGGTCTGTCATCTGGCCCCAGGCTTTCCGGCGCATGGTTCCACCGCTTGGCAACCAGGCCATCGTCAGCATCAAGGACACGTCACTGTTCTCGGTAATCGGCGTCGGCGAACTGGTACGTCAGGGCCAGATCTACATCGCCACGACCTTCCAGGCGTTCGAGGTGTACTTCATGGTCGCGCTTCTGTACCTCACCATTACCCTTTCACTGTCCCTGATTCTCCGCTTCATCGAGCGGCGTGGACTGGTTTCTGTCTGA
- a CDS encoding metalloregulator ArsR/SmtB family transcription factor, translating to MTSTPAVSPKDHPPRADHSSAVDTLAPIFKASGDPLRLEILRVLRRDTFGVLELSQLFDMRQSGMSHHLKVMHKAGLLEPQREGNAIFYRRPLSLDSDKLTDGTIRQIFEAVDRIPLPAHLQEKIQAIRNQRADQSQAFFARYAEKFREQQELIAAFELYAKPVADLIRQRSQKNKWKTALEIGPGEGGFLPVLSRTCEHVVALDNSRDMLAKATRTCIDERLNNIDLIEGVTDNLLARGDAFDLVVANMVLHHVPSPADIFLDAAALMNTGGCLVISDLCSHDQDWAKENCGDLWLGFEPEELTSWASDAGLDAGESLFIGLRNGFQVQVREFWKTKDDA from the coding sequence ATGACATCTACCCCCGCAGTTTCGCCAAAAGATCATCCGCCCCGGGCCGACCATTCGTCCGCGGTCGATACGCTTGCGCCCATCTTCAAGGCAAGCGGCGATCCCCTGCGGCTGGAAATTCTGCGCGTACTGCGCCGCGACACCTTTGGTGTACTGGAGCTCAGCCAGCTTTTCGACATGCGCCAGTCGGGCATGAGCCACCACCTGAAGGTGATGCATAAAGCTGGCCTGCTGGAGCCCCAACGGGAAGGCAACGCCATCTTCTATCGGCGGCCACTAAGCCTGGACAGCGACAAGTTGACCGACGGAACCATCCGGCAGATTTTCGAAGCGGTCGACCGCATTCCCCTGCCCGCACACCTGCAGGAGAAGATCCAGGCGATCCGCAATCAGCGGGCCGATCAGTCCCAGGCTTTCTTTGCCCGCTACGCGGAAAAATTCCGCGAACAGCAGGAGCTGATTGCTGCCTTCGAACTCTATGCAAAACCGGTTGCGGACCTTATTCGCCAGCGCTCGCAGAAAAACAAGTGGAAGACCGCCCTGGAAATCGGCCCCGGCGAGGGCGGATTCCTGCCGGTCCTGTCCAGAACCTGTGAACACGTGGTGGCCCTGGACAACTCCCGCGACATGCTGGCCAAGGCCACACGCACCTGTATTGATGAACGTCTGAACAATATTGACCTGATTGAGGGCGTGACCGACAACCTGCTGGCCCGGGGCGATGCGTTCGACCTGGTGGTCGCCAACATGGTGCTGCACCATGTGCCCAGCCCGGCAGACATCTTCCTGGACGCCGCAGCCCTTATGAACACCGGAGGCTGCCTGGTCATCAGCGACCTGTGCAGTCACGACCAGGACTGGGCCAAGGAGAACTGCGGTGACCTCTGGCTGGGCTTCGAACCGGAAGAACTGACCAGTTGGGCCTCGGACGCCGGGCTGGACGCGGGCGAGTCCCTGTTTATCGGATTACGTAACGGCTTTCAGGTACAGGTCAGAGAATTCTGGAAAACCAAAGACGACGCGTGA
- the ahcY gene encoding adenosylhomocysteinase translates to MSTPAEKLQQFNDYKVRDITLAAWGRKEINIAEGEMPALIKLREKYRSEQPLKGANIMGCIHMTIQTAVLIETLIELGANVRWSSCNIFSTQDQAAAAIAERGIPVFAWKGETDEEYDWCLERTVGADVEGWEPNMILDDGGDLTALLHEKYPEILRNCHGVTEETTTGVHRLQEMMREGTLKIPAINVNDAVTKSKNDNKYGCRHSLNDAIKRATDHLMSGKKALVIGYGDVGKGSAASLRQEGMIVKVTESDPICAMQACMDGFEVVSPYINGVNTGTEAGINKELLRNTDILVTTTGNMNVCDANMLKAIKSGAIVCNIGHFDNEIDTAYMRKNWEWDEVKPQVHVIYRDKAANDHLLLLSEGRLVNLGNATGHPSRIMDGSFANQVLAQMHLFERKFADLPEEAREKGIYVQVLPKHLDEEVARAMVEGFGGVMTKMTPEQAKYIGVPVEGPYKPESYKY, encoded by the coding sequence ATGAGCACTCCAGCAGAAAAACTTCAGCAGTTTAACGACTACAAAGTACGCGATATCACCCTGGCGGCCTGGGGCCGTAAAGAGATCAACATCGCCGAAGGCGAAATGCCAGCACTGATCAAGCTTCGTGAGAAGTATAGAAGCGAGCAGCCGCTGAAAGGCGCGAACATCATGGGCTGCATCCACATGACCATCCAGACCGCCGTGCTGATCGAAACACTGATCGAACTGGGCGCCAACGTACGCTGGTCATCGTGCAACATCTTCTCTACCCAGGATCAGGCCGCGGCCGCCATCGCCGAGCGCGGTATCCCCGTATTCGCGTGGAAAGGCGAAACCGACGAAGAGTACGACTGGTGCCTCGAGCGCACCGTTGGTGCGGACGTTGAAGGCTGGGAACCCAACATGATTCTGGACGACGGCGGTGACCTGACGGCCCTGCTGCACGAAAAGTATCCGGAAATCCTGCGCAACTGCCACGGCGTGACCGAAGAGACCACCACCGGTGTTCACCGCCTGCAGGAAATGATGCGCGAAGGCACGCTGAAAATTCCGGCCATCAACGTCAACGACGCGGTGACCAAGTCCAAGAACGACAACAAGTACGGCTGTCGCCACAGCCTGAACGACGCCATCAAGCGCGCTACCGACCACCTGATGTCCGGCAAGAAAGCGCTGGTCATCGGCTATGGTGACGTGGGCAAAGGCTCCGCCGCTTCCCTGCGCCAGGAAGGCATGATCGTGAAGGTGACCGAATCCGATCCGATCTGCGCCATGCAGGCCTGCATGGACGGCTTTGAAGTGGTTTCACCCTACATCAACGGCGTGAACACCGGTACCGAAGCAGGCATCAACAAGGAACTGCTGCGCAACACCGACATCCTGGTCACCACCACCGGCAACATGAACGTGTGTGATGCCAACATGCTTAAGGCGATCAAGAGCGGCGCTATTGTGTGCAACATCGGCCACTTCGATAACGAAATCGATACCGCCTACATGCGCAAGAACTGGGAATGGGACGAAGTAAAGCCGCAGGTTCACGTGATCTACCGTGACAAGGCCGCCAACGACCACCTGTTGCTGCTGTCCGAAGGCCGCCTGGTGAACCTGGGTAACGCAACCGGCCATCCGTCACGCATCATGGACGGCTCGTTTGCCAACCAGGTACTGGCACAGATGCATCTGTTCGAGCGCAAGTTTGCCGACCTGCCGGAAGAGGCCCGTGAAAAGGGCATCTACGTACAGGTTCTGCCAAAGCACCTGGACGAAGAAGTCGCCCGCGCCATGGTAGAGGGTTTCGGTGGCGTCATGACCAAAATGACGCCGGAGCAGGCCAAGTACATCGGCGTACCGGTCGAAGGCCCGTACAAGCCGGAAAGCTACAAGTACTGA